Genomic segment of Pseudorca crassidens isolate mPseCra1 chromosome 10, mPseCra1.hap1, whole genome shotgun sequence:
CTGTGGTTCCCACCATACACCTGTGAGGATGGTGGGCCTCATGGGCGCCCCCACTCTGAATATTTCGTTGCAGGCCGTGAGCGCATTGGGCAGGACTCGGCGTACGAGCAGGAGGGGAAGGTGCAGTTTGTGATCGACGCCGTGTACGCCATGGGCCACGCGCTGCACGCCATGCACCGTGACCTGTGTCCGGGCCGCGTGGGGCTCTGCCCGCGCATGGACCCTGTGGACGGCACCCAGTTGCTCAAGTACATCCGCAGTGTCAATTTCTCAGGTGGGGGCACCACCCAACCCTGGGGAAGGGATCCTGGGGCTCCATGGGGTGGGAGTGCGCGGGGGTCTCTTCAGATGCTTCCAAGGGGTTCCATACAGAGGTGTCTCTGCCCTGGGCTCACGATCCTTCCTGACTCTGGGTGAAGGCTCAGCAAAGAAGCTGAGCGTGTGACCCCCACGGGCCCCCGCAGGCATCGCGGGGAACCCTGTGACCTTCAATGAGAACGGAGACGCACCTGGGCGCTATGACATCTACCAGTACCAGCTACGCAACGGCTCTGCCGAGTACAAGGTCATCGGCTCCTGGACTGACCACCTGCACCTCAGAGTAAGCACCTGGCGGGAGGGCAGCGAGGGGTCCCGGGGGGCTAGGCGGCGGAGAGAGGCCACCCCAACCCAGGGAGGGGAGGCCAAGGGGAGGCAGCCGCCGACTAGCCCTGCCCCCCGGGTTTGCTGCTGCCAACTTGGGGCTTCCTTCCATGCCCCACCCTAGACCTCAGAGGGCCCTGAGCCCCCCAACCCTGAAACAGAAGAACAGGGTGGCTGGGCTTCTGCTGcccttcctgcccctgcccttTCCCTTGGCCTGGGGTCTTCTTGCCTGCTGCCCCTTCGCAGGGCAAGAACTCTGGATAGATGAAGTCACGCTGGAGTTCAGGGGCTCAAAGTTTTGGGGGGGTTCGGGGGggaaagaggtgaggaaggggagGGCTGTGTCTGGACAGTGGAGGACGACGTCTTAAGGCAAAGAGCACAGCCTGCTGTTCTCTAAGCATGAACTCTCCTaagagccactttttttttttttttttttttttttttttttgcggtacacgggcctctcactgttgtggcctctcccgttgcggagcacaggctccggacgtgcaggctcagcggccatggctcatgggcccagccgcttcgcggcatgtgggatcctcccggaccggggcacgaacccgtgtcccctgcatcggcgggtggactcccaaccactgcgccaccaggggagcccagagcCACTTATTTAGAACTGATGCTTTGAATACAGCTCCCAAGTGTAGTCAGTTTCCCTTTGCCCAGTGCCTGGAGCTCTATGGGGCTCTCGCTTACTTTCCAGAACTTTGTGACACATTCAGTAGGGCGTGCCAGCTCCTATCGCCTCTTAGCTTGCAGCAGTTATGTCTTCAGAGACATGTAACAGTGACTAGCACTCATTTAGAGCAAGATGCAAAGAAACGCTAACCTGTGGGCACACATTAGTGGTCCTGTGATTGAATCTTTATTCGTTGTTCTCTTCTGAACCCAAGTCCCTGTGCCGCCTGGAGGAGGCCCGGTGGGCTGAGCCATAGCACGTTTCTTCTTGAGGGTGCACAGGAGTCACCTGCGGGGTCTTGTTGAAACTCAGATTCTGTGTCAGTGGGTCTGAGGTGGACCAAAATTTCCATTTCCAACAAGCTCCTGGGTGATGCTGATGTGGCCGGTCTGGGGACCACTTTGCATAGCAAGGCCTCATGGGGCGGGGAGTCGGGACTGCTGAGTCCTCTCCACTCTGCCATGTGACCCTAGGTTGTCACTGCCGGTCTCTGGGCGTTTCTCCATACAACCCTTGGGAGTTTTGTATTCGAGCAGGATCCCCCGTGGTCAGCTGGGTCTGGAGCCTGCCCCGGGGAGCTTATTTAAATGCAGCTGTTGGGTTCAGCTGACCCTGGCAGGGCCCGGGCAGCTGGATTTTACCCATCTAACTAAAATCACTAACTAAGTGATTCAGATTGGTGCCACCAGTGGGGCGGTCCAGGGCACTTGGCGGCATGTCCTGAGGCCCTCTCCTCTGCACTGTTGTTGCCAGATAGAGCGGATGCACTGGCCAGGGAGCGGGCAGCAGCTGCCCCGCTCCATCTGCAGCCTGCCCTGTCAGCCAGGTGAGCGGAAGAAGACGGTGAAGGGCATGCCCTGCTGCTGGCACTGCGAGCCCTGCACGGGGTACCAGTACCAGGTGGACCGCTACACCTGCAAGACATGTCCCTACGACATGCGGCCCACAGAGAACCGCACGGGCTGCCAGCCTATCCCCATCATCAAGCTTGAGTGGGGCTCACCCTGGGCCGTGCTGCCCCTCTTCCTGGCTGTGGTGGGCATCGCGGCCACGCTCTTCGTGGTGGTCACCTTCGTGCGCTACAACGACACGCCCATCGTCAAGGCCTCGGGCCGCGAGCTGAGTTACGTGCTGCTGGCGGGCATCTTCCTGTGCTACGCCACCACCTTCCTCATGATCGCCGAGCCCGACCTGGGTACCTGCTCTCTGCGCCGGATCTTCCTGGGGCTCGGCATGAGCATCAGCTATGCGGCCCTGCTCACCAAGACCAACCGCATCTACCGCATCTTCGAGCAGGGCAAGCGGTCGGTCAGCGCCCCGCGCTTCATCAGCCCCGCCTCGCAGCTGGCCATAACCTTCAGCCTCATCTCCCTGCAGCTGCTGGGCATCTGCGTGTGGTTTGTAGTGGACCCCTCCCATTCGGTGGTGGACTTCCAGGACCAGCGGACGCTCGACCCCCGCTTCGCCAGGGGCGTGCTCAAGTGTGACATCTCGGACCTGTCGCTCATCTGCCTGCTGGGCTACAGCATGCTGCTCATGGTCACGTGTACCGTGTACGCCATCAAGACGCGCGGAGTGCCTGAGACCTTCAATGAGGCCAAGCCCATCGGCTTCACCATGTACACCACCTGCATCGTCTGGCTCGCCTTTATCCCCATCTTCTTTGGTACCTCGCAGTCGGCTGACAAGGTgagtggcaggggctgggggtgggtgagggcGGCAAGCAGGGGGCAGCCTCCTGGGGCTAGTTGGCCTCTCACCTTGCTCTGGAAGTGCCTTCATTCCTGCCTCATTCTGTCTTCTCTCCGTCTCAGGTTTCTCTCCAGGTTCTgggtttctctcctctctctctctccctttctcttctcctgcctCCTCTCCCGTTTCTCTCCGCCCCCCACCACCTTCCGCTGCCTCATCTCTCTCCTTCCCGCTGCTTCCCACCCTCTCTCTACCCTccgcctctcctctctccctctcctctctctttccctatcTCTCCATCCCTGCCTCTCCCGCCCCaccttttccccctccccatctccttcccaccttcctctctcctctctgccagCCTGGGATGCTGCCCCCGCTTTCATtcttgtttttggctgtgccacgtgtcttgtgggatcttagttccctaaccagggatcaaaccccgggccctcggcagtgagagcgtggagtcctaaccactggaccgccagggaattccccattctTTTCTATACgctcccttacctctctccctaCTCAGCCCATCTTCCTTTCTGTCcactcctcctttcttcctcctctctccaccctctTCTCTGCCCTTGCAGGATCCCCATGGGTCCCCGAGGTGGGTGATGTATTGGGCActcgctccctctctccctggccCCAAGCCACCCCAAAGGCCAGGTGGGGATACCTGGCAGCATCAGCTGAGGGTCCACCCTCCACTGGCTGGAGCTGCCGATGAGCTGCCTCTTGCTGGCTCTGTCAGGCCATCCTGCCAGCCTGGCCTGAGGGTCTAGATACACCCCAAGGGCCCCGTGGACTCTGCCCACATCACTGCCCCAGTGCTGCCTGGGTGCTGGGGGGTTTTATCTTGAAGGATTGGGAGTCACTGAAGTCAGAGGCCAGAGATAGGGAGAATCAGAGGGACCGAGGACCCCAGCTCTGTGTCTGACTGTGGGATCCTGGGCAAGCCAGCTGgcctctctgcttcagtttcttcatcaacaGATTGGGGCTATGACCCTTCCTCTGCAGGCCTTACAGGTGTTGTAACAATCACACAACATGAGGGGTGTAAAAGCCGTTTACCCACTGTgaggaggctggggctggggaggagggtggaggggacgAGGTCAAGGGGCAGACAGAGCATATGGTGTAGGACCCAGAGGCTGTGAGAAGGTTGGTGGCTTTTACCGGGAGTGAGAAGCGAGCCACTGTGGGGTTCTGAGCAGGGAGGGATGCGTTGGGACATAGGTTTAAaaggatccctctggctgctgggtggagCCCTGCTGGAGGTGGTTGTAATGATCCCGAAGAGAGCTGCTGGCAGCAGGAGTGGTGAGGTGCGGGGGATTCCTGCTGTGTCAGGGGGTGGCGCTGGCTGGGTTTCCGATGGAGTGCATGTGGGATGAGAGGCGCAGGGGGGAGTCAGAATGACTCCACAGTCGTTGGTGTGAGCGATGGGAAGGAAAGAGTGTCtgcactggggtgggggggtgcgggGCGGGGTAGAGACGGCAGCGGAGCCTATAGGGGGCGGAGATCCGGAAGTCCTCTGGAGGTGCTGCGTTTGGGATGCCCGTGAGACGTCCAAGGGCAGCTGTTGAGTCAGTGGTTGACTATGTGAGTCTGGGGTTCAGGGACGAGGGCTGGCTTAGATCTGTACCTGGGGGAGTCGCCATCCTGTGGGCAGCACTTAAAGAGTGAGCCTGGGTGTGAGCTCCAGTAGAGATGCCTGGCCTCAGTGAGGCGGCCGTCAAAGCACCCACGAGGGCTGCTTGTCTTGGGTTAGGCACTTCACCTGTGGTCAGCAGACACCACAACAGTGGGCTCGGGTGGATTCACCATCCCTGCTTACAGGTGAGCAcggggaggcacagagaggtgaagtgacttgtctaaggtcacacagccagcaggaGGCACGGCTGGACTGCTTGAACCTACTCTGTCTAACTCAGGAGCCCCTCCCAAGCCCATACCACTCCCTGCAGCTCTGGGGCACCTCTCCCCCTGGGCCTTCCTTGGTAGGTGCCCACCCCTTCTCCAGCAGCTCCTCAAGTGCAGGAGCTGCGCCCTCCACCCCAAATCCCTTGGGTCTGGTGCAGAGAGGCCTGTGGCCTGTCTTCCAGTGGTGACCCAGCAGGCTGGGGGTTCTGAGAAGCAGACCTTGAGGCTGGCAGTGAGCGCCCCGAGGTCTGAGACCAGACCTGGCTCCAGGCCACCCTGCACACTTGAGCCAAAGCCACTGCCACTGAGGAGCAGCTCGCACGGTGGGCTGGGTCTCCACCCCCAGCAGGCCAGCGAGAGGCCTTCCCCGCTGAGGGCAGGTGCAGGCAGAGGCCCGCACGCCCCGCAGCGCCCAGGGGGCCCATGGAGCCATCAGGGGAGGCCGCCCACGCCCCAGGAAGCTGGCAGCTTGAGACATTACCCTCAACAATCCCAGGAGGCCCCTTCCCTCGCCTCCTCAGGGTGTAAAGGTGCACAGCCAGGTGGCCGACAGCATGGTGGTTCAGGCCCTTGCTCTGCCTTCCCATAACTTCCCCTGGCTGCCTGCCAGCACGCTGCTCCCAGTACGGTCCCTGTCATCCTGGTACCACACCCTCCCACCTCCAGGCGCTGGGGCCCAGCCCCCCTCTCGGCACCCTCCCCCCGTCTCTCCAGGCCACCCCACCTGCCTCTGATTTCTCCCTTTTTAGGAGGCTCCTCTCAGTACAGATTATGAAAAGGAGCCTCTGAGATGATCtcctctgaggcccagagagggcaagggacCTGCCCAGGGTCGCAAAGCAGGCTGGCCCACACCAGCGTATGGTCCTgagacccagctctgcccctgaTGGCGTCTACATGGGATACGCCCCCTCCTTCTCAGGGCTTCTGAATGAggcgagggtggggaggggagctctGAAGTCCCTCCAGTTCAGACCACCAGGCTTCTTAGAGGCTCAGGCAACCCTGGGGCTCTATCTGTGCTGTGTCATGTCTGAGCTACAAACAGCCCCAGTGACTGCCGGGTCCTGGgtgctagtgtgtgtgtgtgtgtgtgtgtgtgtgtgtgtgtgtgtgtgtgtagatggaGTGGAGTGGGGCTACTATGGGGAGTTGTGTTATGGGTACAGAAGTGTGTgtagagaatgtgtgtgtgcctTTCTGTGCATACTGAGCCGTGgatgggctgtgtgtgtgtgtgtgtgtgtgtgtgtgtgtgcagattgAGTGGGGATGGACAGGTGTGCCCTGAGGGGTCATGGCTGCTAGGATGTATTTGGGTGTACAGATTAACTGTGTGTGCTCAGCAGTGTATGTGCAGATGTTTgagtgtaggtgtgtgtgtgcacaggtgtatgtgtgtgttcaagTATGTGTGCAGGTGTGTTgagtgcctctgtgtgtgtgcacacgtgtgtgtaccCAGGTAcatgaaggggtgtgtgtgtgtgagagcccAGGTGTATCTGAGTCAGGTGGGAGTGTGCGGCTGGGagttcaggtgtgtgtgtgtgaatgcagaGGCGCATGGGTACATAAGTGTGGATGTGTGAGCATCTATGCGTGCCCTGGTGTGTGCGCACGCGTGCTTGCAACCCCGCCTGTCCCTCAGGCTGCAGGTGGCGCCGAGCGAAGCTGTCCATGTTGCTCTGGCGAGCAGGTGACCGGATCTCCCACGTTGGCCTGGATTTCCAGGGCTCACCCGCGTAGCCGCGTGCCGTTACCCTGAGCTGACTGGGGCATCGTCTCTCCACCGGTTGGGGTAACTGCTCAGCCAGGCTGGGGCGGGCCGTGGCCTCAGAGGCCGGCCAGGTTGTGGGGAAGGTCATTTGTCTGGTTTGTTAGACTGAGGATCTCAGGACCCACCAGGGTCAGCCTGGGCAGAAACACGAAGCAGGCGGACTCCTCCGTGCCCCCCACCAGACCGAGCACAAAACAGGAACTTCATTGTCCACCTCCACAGCAGctcctttctttgccttttgccCCACCCCAGGTGACCTCTGTCCTCTTCCATCAAGCCCAGCTCTGACAACCTGCTTCACTCTGGGGAGCAGCGACTCGTGACGCTAAGGCAGGATTCCTTGCAGAGGACGGAGTGTAGCAAGGGCCTGACCAAAGTCCAAGAGGGGAGCAGGCAGGGTGGCAGTTCAGGCTGGAGGATGGGTGGATGGGAGAGAAGGTGAAATCACATCCTGGAAGCCGCCTCTTACTCTGCATCCGTGCGACACCTGCATCTGCGCCTGGGCCCCATCCCTGTAGGCTAGAGGTTTCAGAGGACCACTGCTTCTCTGACAGGGTTAACACACTACCACCTCCTGGTGATGACATGCACCTTCACCCCAGGGGGCCCAGAACAATGCTGGAGCCAGTGGTGGGGTGAGAACTCCAGACCCTGTGgcaaggagaggggctgggggtgcaCAGCCCCACTTCTGTGCACAGGGCCAGCCGCCCCCAGCCTGGGCATGGCTAGAGGAGCCCCCATGAGGGCCCATGCTGGCGGGGAGGGGCCCCCGCTGGGGGGGGGCAGCTTTGTCCAAGTTTGATCTCTTTACACCCCTCCTTGTATTTtgtgtgcagaaaggctcctagGCTGAAAAACAGATTAGAACAGAGCCCCGAGGCCTGTGCTCGGGGCTGGCTCCATGGTTTTCAGGGTCAGGAGCCAAATGAAAACGaaggccccttgttcaaaaattattcagGATTCAAGCTGGCGGCCGCAAGGTGTTAAACCGAGCGTGCGTGCCCACGGAGCGGACTCTGCCTATATTGGTGCAGGGGGTTCAGCATCCCTCAGTGAGTCAGGGCAGATTGAAATCTGGAACCCCGCCCCCTGACCCCCATATAGGGCTGTGTCCACTGCAGGCCTCGCTCTGCCCAGAGAGGGTACTTGACCCCTGTCCCACCATCCCCATATTGGCCCAACCATACCTCCTTCCCATCAACAAGTTGGGGGCAAAAGACCTAAGATGGACATCTGCCCTGGAAATACACCCTTATACTCAAGAACCCCCAGTGCAAAAGGAGAGACACCCCTGCCCTCAGGAACCCCCAGTCTAATGAGGGAGACACATTTGTCCCCACGGGACCCCCAGTCCATAGTGAAGACCCAGATAACAAGCCCGTCCTTGCTTAGCCCAGATTTCCACTGTCTTCTCCAAGGGCCTGTTATGATATCCTGGAGACTGTCCCCCTTCACTCCTTCCTCCCTGGCCCGCCGTGCCATCcagggggtgggagaggtggCCAGCACCCTCCTACTGGCTTGTCATGACCTCTCCCGGTCCACATGCCGGGCGGCAGCACTGTGCCTGTTGGTGAGAGTGTGGGTTGCGTGTGAGGACAGAGGGGTGTGTGCTCACTAGGAAACAAGCTCTCATTTCCCCAGGCCTGTGACATTTTCTGAATGGTGGCAAGTGAAACAGCCTCTCTACactcccagcctccttcccccaCACCCTGCTCTGGTGCCCTGTACGTTTCATGTGGCCTCACAGTCTGCACTTGGGTAGCCTCATGGTTTGGGTGAGGTCGGTGCTATTATCCCATTGCgctgttgagaaaactgagggccGGAGAGGGGATGAGACTTCCTCAGTGTCACACACCTCTCTCCTCTCAGACCCTAGAgcttctccagcccctctcccaaaGGAGACCCGGGGAAGAGTGGCTGGGATGAAGGCCTTCAGATCCAGGTCATGAGGTATTTATGAGAGGGGCGAGAGATGGGGAGGAATGTGAGAATGGGAGGACCTGGCCCCTCCTTTCGGGAGACTTCCAGATGAGCTCAGGGCTCCTGTGACCTCAGGAGGCAAGTCCAGACCTCGGTCCCCCACTTCTGGACTGGGTGCAAGGAGTGAAGGCTATCATGGGGGATTGGCTAGAGCTGAGAGTCAgggagagcttcctggaggaggtggtacaTTAGCCAGGCccctggggaggggcccaggcCCAGAAACGGCAGATCTGGGGGCAGAGCATTTCCTGCTTTCCCATACCCAGACCTGGGGCCCACAGCCTGGGCTTCCCCTGGCCCCACCCTGGCTGAGGGGGCCAGAGGGGCAGCTGAGGCCTGGAGgacccagagggagggaggaggtggggagggcatcCCAGGCGAGGGTGGTGGGAATTGTTGGGCCCTGCCTGGAAGGCCCCACTATTGAAGAATGGATTACCCGACACCGAGATTAATGGACTTTCATTTGGCTAAACATCTGTCAACGTTAGTGCTGGTGAGTGAGCGTGAAATGAGCTTTGACTGGGCTGCCGTCAGTGGATCACGGTCAGGCCACAGCTCCTGTGCCAGCGGCCTGCTCTGCACAGGGTGGCGTGTGGGGGGGCAGTCACTGAATGGGGGGCCTGGCCAAGGGGCTGTGCCACGGCCACTGGGAGTTACTACAAGGCACCGGCACATGTTTATCTCACTCCCAGCCCTGTGCAGGGGGCGCTTCCCCCAAGGAGGGTCAGCTGTCCCCTGAGGGCCCCTCCCCAGGGGCCTCTACCCAATAGCACATAACAGTGGTGAACACTTCTGTGCACTGACCATGTGCCAAATATTATTTTACGTGTTTTTGCCATTTATTAAGTCATTTCAaactcacaacagccctatgaggaaAGGGCTAGAATTATCATGCCCATATTATAcccgaggaaactgaggcccaaggatgTGACTTGTCCCAGACCACACAGTGACAGTGGTGAGCCCGGCTGAATCCAGGGGTTCTGGTCTAAAGTCCCAGCTCTGTACCACAACTCCCTTCTGCCAGCGGGACACAGGGCGGTCCCCGGGTTTGTACCCCACTGTGTCTGTCTAGGGCGTGGGCTTCAAACAGGGCCCCCGAGAGGCCGGGGCGGAGCCCGCCCTGACACCGCCCCCGGCCCGCCCCCAGCTGTACATCCAGACGACGACGCTGACGGTCTCGGTGAGTCTGAGCGCCTCGGTGTCCCTGGGGATGCTCTACATGCCCAAGGTCTACATCATCCTCTTCCACCCGGAGCAGAATGTGCCCAAGCGCAAGCGCAGCCTCAAAGCCGTCGTCACCGCCGCCACCATGTCCAACAAGTTCACGCAGAAGGGCAGCTTCCGGCCCAACGGCGAGGCCAAGTCCGAGCTCTGCGAGAACCTGGAAGCTCCAGGTGAGTGCCTGGCCCCGCTCCTCTCCCCCTGGGCCCGCCCAGGCCCCGTCCCCTTCCTGGAGAAGGTCAGCCCCCCCCCAAGTCTGGACCAATGAGGGCACTGGGAGAGCCCTGAGGCCGCGGGTGAGCCGTCCCCACCCAGAGGCGAGGCTTGAGGCTCTAGCTTGGCCCCCTCTGCCCCACTCTGTCTGGGTAGTGGGGTCTCTCCAGGTCCCGCTCCACACACCCCCTGCTCGCTCTAGCCTCTCCTTTCCAGGGATCCCTGCCTACCTAGggagaggcggggggtggggtgggggggtgttggGGGGGCCTCGGTTCAGGCACAGTGACCTGAGACTTCGGGATTTCTCTGCCCTGGAGTCCGCATCTGGGCCTGTGCCCTTTCAGTCTCCCTGGGGAAGGGATCGTCTGGAGGGCCGCTGCTCTGGGGCCCTTTGGTAGCCTGGGAGCTGTGGCCCTGGTGCCAGAGCAGTTGAAACCCCTCGGCTGGCTTTGCCCACCCGCCCCCTGGCAGGACCCTGAGAGATGGGGACTCAGGATACGGGCCCTGGGATGGGTAAGTAAGGGCTGGGGCCGGGAGGAGGGCCCGCAGAGCTGTGGTTCTCAGGGGGGTGTCCAAGGAGACCTCAGCTGTAGAGGGTTGTGCTTtgagagggctgggggaggatgTGGGACCCTTAGCATCTGAGGGGCAGACCCAAAGCCTGTGCAGGACTTGGTCCCTCAGTGGTTGAGGGATGTGTACAGGAGGGAGCAGGGCCACCATCTTTGCTTACCTTCCTGTGCCCCCTGGAGCCAGCCCACAGTGTGACGAGaagggacagagaggagagaggggcaggGCATGTGAGGGGCAGGTTAGGCCTTGGGGGACCAGTAACAGTGGTGACCATTTCTTGAACCCCAACTGTGGGCCACACCTGCCAGGaatcagttttcattttcacagcAACCTTGAAAGCAGTGATCTTTAATTATTTGCTGCTACAGGTGAGGAAagggaggctcagaaaggtgaggGACTcacccaggccacacagcagcagGTGGTATCCCCGCTGCCTCTGAGCAGAGACCGAGGCCTCCAACCTGTGGGCTGGGCCTCCATGGGCCTCTGGTTGCTCCCAGGTAGACAGGGTTGAGGGGTTGCTATGGTCACCCTGCCCCACTGCACACCTGACTCCCTCCCTGGACACCCTGTAAGTGTCCAAATGGTTAACATGGCAGCTCCTGCTGCCTCCCCGCTCTCTGATAGTCTTGGGGGGCTTCcgttggtgggggaggaggagaagagccCCTCTCCCCAGGAGAGTTTCAGATCCTGGTGGCACCTGGGGTTAGCACTCTGCTTTCTCCCTCTAGTACTGGGGGAAAGGCCAGAAGTGGACACTGTTGGTGGCAGCAGGAGGGACATTGGTGAACATAGGCTCCAGAGGGGAGCCCCTTTGTCACCCACCAAGAGATCAGGAGAAACAGGAGACCTCCCCTCGCAGGTGTGTTTGGACGGGGACAGCCCCTCTTACAGGCTCCCCGCGCTGGGGCTCTGGGTGAAGCATCTTCCATTCTCAACATCATTCCCACGTGTAGAAGGAGTATCAGCCGTGCAAAGGAGGGAAGTAGCTTCCCACATCCAGGCAGGATTTTTCACTTCCCAGAGCTCCCTCCCCTGTGAGTGATCTTCACAGCAGTCCTGTGAGGCCCGGATTGGGCTGGATCcccagctgaggcccagagagggtgagtgaCTCTCCTGAAGTCACATGGCAAGGTGGTGACTGGCTGGCCCCACCCAGTGTCTTTCCCTTGACCCTGACTTCATATGGCCTCCCTCTCTGTCTGTGCTGAGCAGTGTACCTGGCTTccagcaccaccaccccccctTTGATGGACACCCCTGATGACTCTGTTGGCCACACCCTCCACCAGATGACATCTGGTTCTCTccagtcctgctcttcctcccaGAGCACCAGCTTCCCTGTACCTACAGCCTGGGGCTCCCTTCAGATGCCAGGTGGGCCCTCTACTTGCGACGGGAAGGGACAGTGTCTTTGTGGGCCTCCCCATCTCTGGCCTTTCGCGTCCACGCAGATGTGCAGAAACCCCCACTGCCGCCCCTGACCAGGCCCTTCTATCCTAGGCACGGACCCCTCGCCACTCCCTGCCCCAAGCTCCTGACTTAGATTTCCTCCTTCCCACGGAGACTCGCCCTTGCTGGGTCCCATCCCTCCAGGCCCTACTCTGCTCCAGGGCTCATGAGACTGAGTGGGACATCAGCCCTCTGGAGTCCATGGGTATCTAACAGGAGATAGCACCCTGACCCCAGAGGGTGGCCCTCATGGTGCTGTGACAGGCCAGAGGGTACCACAGGGACAGGGCTGTCACAGAGAGCGCTGATGTCGCCTCACGGACACTGTTGCCTCTGCCTCTGCTCAGACTGGTCACCTGGGGACAGGGGACAAGGAGGGGTGTGCAGGCGAGGGGAGACCCAGCCTTC
This window contains:
- the GRM4 gene encoding metabotropic glutamate receptor 4 isoform X5; the protein is MPGKRGWGWWWARLLLCLLLSLSGPWVPSSLGKPKGHPQMNSIRIDGDITLGGLFPVHGRGSEGKACGELKKEKGIHRLEAMLFALDRINNDPDLLPNITLGARILDTCSRDTHALEQSLTFVQALIEKDGTEVRCGSGGPPIITKPERVVGVIGASGSSVSIMVANILRLFKIPQISYASTAPDLSDNSRYDFFSRVVPSDTYQAQAMVDIVRALKWNYVSTLASEGSYGESGVEAFVQKSREDGGVCIAQSVKIPREPKPGEFDKIIRRLLETSNARAVIIFANEDDIRRVLEAARKANQTGHFFWMGSDSWGSKIAPVLHLEEVAEGAVTILPKRMSVRGFDRYFSSRTLDNNRRNIWFAEFWEDNFHCKLSRHALKKGSHVKKCTSRERIGQDSAYEQEGKVQFVIDAVYAMGHALHAMHRDLCPGRVGLCPRMDPVDGTQLLKYIRSVNFSGIAGNPVTFNENGDAPGRYDIYQYQLRNGSAEYKVIGSWTDHLHLRIERMHWPGSGQQLPRSICSLPCQPGERKKTVKGMPCCWHCEPCTGYQYQVDRYTCKTCPYDMRPTENRTGCQPIPIIKLEWGSPWAVLPLFLAVVGIAATLFVVVTFVRYNDTPIVKASGRELSYVLLAGIFLCYATTFLMIAEPDLGTCSLRRIFLGLGMSISYAALLTKTNRIYRIFEQGKRSVSAPRFISPASQLAITFSLISLQLLGICVWFVVDPSHSVVDFQDQRTLDPRFARGVLKCDISDLSLICLLGYSMLLMVTCTVYAIKTRGVPETFNEAKPIGFTMYTTCIVWLAFIPIFFGTSQSADKLYIQTTTLTVSVSLSASVSLGMLYMPKVYIILFHPEQNVPKRKRSLKAVVTAATMSNKFTQKGSFRPNGEAKSELCENLEAPVLGERPEVDTVGGSRRDIGEHRLQRGAPLSPTKRSGETGDLPSQADTPGCTWQMYPLL
- the GRM4 gene encoding metabotropic glutamate receptor 4 isoform X6 — protein: MPGKRGWGWWWARLLLCLLLSLSGPWVPSSLGKPKGHPQMNSIRIDGDITLGGLFPVHGRGSEGKACGELKKEKGIHRLEAMLFALDRINNDPDLLPNITLGARILDTCSRDTHALEQSLTFVQALIEKDGTEVRCGSGGPPIITKPERVVGVIGASGSSVSIMVANILRLFKIPQISYASTAPDLSDNSRYDFFSRVVPSDTYQAQAMVDIVRALKWNYVSTLASEGSYGESGVEAFVQKSREDGGVCIAQSVKIPREPKPGEFDKIIRRLLETSNARAVIIFANEDDIRRVLEAARKANQTGHFFWMGSDSWGSKIAPVLHLEEVAEGAVTILPKRMSVRGFDRYFSSRTLDNNRRNIWFAEFWEDNFHCKLSRHALKKGSHVKKCTSRERIGQDSAYEQEGKVQFVIDAVYAMGHALHAMHRDLCPGRVGLCPRMDPVDGTQLLKYIRSVNFSGIAGNPVTFNENGDAPGRYDIYQYQLRNGSAEYKVIGSWTDHLHLRIERMHWPGSGQQLPRSICSLPCQPGERKKTVKGMPCCWHCEPCTGYQYQVDRYTCKTCPYDMRPTENRTGCQPIPIIKLEWGSPWAVLPLFLAVVGIAATLFVVVTFVRYNDTPIVKASGRELSYVLLAGIFLCYATTFLMIAEPDLGTCSLRRIFLGLGMSISYAALLTKTNRIYRIFEQGKRSVSAPRFISPASQLAITFSLISLQLLGICVWFVVDPSHSVVDFQDQRTLDPRFARGVLKCDISDLSLICLLGYSMLLMVTCTVYAIKTRGVPETFNEAKPIGFTMYTTCIVWLAFIPIFFGTSQSADKNVPKRKRSLKAVVTAATMSNKFTQKGSFRPNGEAKSELCENLEAPVYLASSTTTPPLMDTPDDSVGHTLHQMTSGSLQSCSSSQSTSFPVPTAWGSLQMPGRHPWLHLADVPSSLSCQDPDGVKAVLWPRAPALSPV
- the GRM4 gene encoding metabotropic glutamate receptor 4 isoform X4 → MPGKRGWGWWWARLLLCLLLSLSGPWVPSSLGKPKGHPQMNSIRIDGDITLGGLFPVHGRGSEGKACGELKKEKGIHRLEAMLFALDRINNDPDLLPNITLGARILDTCSRDTHALEQSLTFVQALIEKDGTEVRCGSGGPPIITKPERVVGVIGASGSSVSIMVANILRLFKIPQISYASTAPDLSDNSRYDFFSRVVPSDTYQAQAMVDIVRALKWNYVSTLASEGSYGESGVEAFVQKSREDGGVCIAQSVKIPREPKPGEFDKIIRRLLETSNARAVIIFANEDDIRRVLEAARKANQTGHFFWMGSDSWGSKIAPVLHLEEVAEGAVTILPKRMSVRGFDRYFSSRTLDNNRRNIWFAEFWEDNFHCKLSRHALKKGSHVKKCTSRERIGQDSAYEQEGKVQFVIDAVYAMGHALHAMHRDLCPGRVGLCPRMDPVDGTQLLKYIRSVNFSGIAGNPVTFNENGDAPGRYDIYQYQLRNGSAEYKVIGSWTDHLHLRIERMHWPGSGQQLPRSICSLPCQPGERKKTVKGMPCCWHCEPCTGYQYQVDRYTCKTCPYDMRPTENRTGCQPIPIIKLEWGSPWAVLPLFLAVVGIAATLFVVVTFVRYNDTPIVKASGRELSYVLLAGIFLCYATTFLMIAEPDLGTCSLRRIFLGLGMSISYAALLTKTNRIYRIFEQGKRSVSAPRFISPASQLAITFSLISLQLLGICVWFVVDPSHSVVDFQDQRTLDPRFARGVLKCDISDLSLICLLGYSMLLMVTCTVYAIKTRGVPETFNEAKPIGFTMYTTCIVWLAFIPIFFGTSQSADKLYIQTTTLTVSVSLSASVSLGMLYMPKVYIILFHPEQNVPKRKRSLKAVVTAATMSNKFTQKGSFRPNGEAKSELCENLEAPVLGERPEVDTVGGSRRDIGEHRLQRGAPLSPTKRSGETGDLPSQRWPPNRPTSPTPTMQSS